Proteins encoded by one window of Haliotis asinina isolate JCU_RB_2024 chromosome 6, JCU_Hal_asi_v2, whole genome shotgun sequence:
- the LOC137287333 gene encoding insulin-like growth factor I, translating to MVAGNITGPVTEVVENRTRMKTSYRHHMKNRTDVPPMRLRLLSVTLAVLTATSVSVQATGRLCGKQLADALDLVCMGRGFHWDVNKRSGVPLLTKREEGGRGKRSVSQRGVVEECCVNVCSIEMLERYCAEPASDSMLTHLRQHFAHMTQSVEQTTTTLPPSPPTPGTPSTLSSELATNPRKFNSFFYLHVGPRPTRSPLI from the exons ATGGTGGCAGGTAACATCACAGGCCCGGTGACCGAGGTAGTTGAGAACAGAACCAGAATGAAGACTTCATACCGGCACCACATGAAGAACAGGACTGACGTACCACCG ATGCGGTTGAGATTGCTTTCGGTGACCTTGGCGGTTCTGACCGCCACCAGCGTCAGTGTCCAGGCTACAGGAAGACTTTGCGGGAAACAACTTGCAGACGCCCTGGACCTTGTTTGTATGGGCAGGGGCTTCCACTGGGACGTTAACAAACGATcag GAGTGCCACTCCTTACGAAACGTGAAGAAGGCGGCCGAGGGAAGAGATCAGTCAGTCAACGCGGAGTTGTGGAGGAGTGTTGTGTCAATGTATGCAGCATAGAGATGCTGGAAAGATACTGCGCAGAGCCGGCCAGTGATAGCATGCTT ACACATTTACGTCAGCACTTTGCACATATGACTCAGTCTGTTGAACAAACAACCACCACACTGCCTCCTTCACCCCCGACACCGGGAACCCCATCCACGCTTTCTTCCGAGCTCGCCACTAATCCCAGAAAGTTCAATTCGTTTTTCTACCTTCACGTGGGCCCCAGACCAACCAGAAGCCCGTTGATATAG